One window from the genome of Bradyrhizobium xenonodulans encodes:
- a CDS encoding alpha/beta fold hydrolase → MPKIDQAGVGIYYEVHGNGPPLLLTHGYSSTSAMWHGQVDALAKNHKLILWDMRGHGQSDYPDDPSAYSEALTVGDMAAILGAVGSKRAIIGGLSLGGYMSLAFYRAHPERARALLIIDTGPGFKKDDAREAWNTRALATADKLDRVGLDMLKSATRERATASHRNARGLALAARGMLTQRDARVIELLPDIKVPSLIVVGADDTPFLAASDYMAAKIPGAQKVVIPAAGHAVNIDQPQAFVDAVVPFLKNLPA, encoded by the coding sequence ATGCCGAAGATCGATCAGGCCGGCGTCGGGATCTATTACGAAGTCCACGGCAACGGGCCGCCACTGCTGCTCACCCACGGCTACTCCTCGACCTCGGCGATGTGGCATGGCCAGGTCGATGCGCTGGCGAAGAACCACAAGCTGATCCTGTGGGACATGCGCGGCCACGGCCAGTCCGATTACCCCGACGATCCCAGCGCCTATAGCGAAGCGCTGACGGTCGGCGACATGGCGGCGATCCTCGGTGCGGTCGGCTCGAAGCGCGCCATCATCGGCGGGCTGTCGCTCGGCGGCTACATGTCGCTGGCCTTCTATCGCGCACATCCCGAGCGCGCCCGCGCGCTGTTGATCATCGACACCGGTCCGGGCTTCAAGAAGGATGACGCGCGCGAGGCCTGGAACACGCGGGCGCTCGCGACCGCCGACAAGCTCGATCGCGTAGGTCTCGACATGCTGAAATCTGCAACGCGCGAGCGCGCTACCGCGAGCCATCGCAATGCGAGGGGACTGGCGCTTGCCGCACGCGGCATGCTGACCCAGCGCGATGCGCGCGTGATCGAGCTGTTGCCCGACATCAAGGTGCCCAGCCTGATCGTGGTCGGCGCCGACGACACGCCGTTCCTCGCGGCGTCCGACTACATGGCCGCAAAGATTCCCGGCGCACAAAAGGTCGTGATCCCCGCAGCCGGACACGCCGTCAACATCGATCAGCCGCAGGCTTTTGTTGACGCGGTGGTGCCTTTCCTGAAGAACTTGCCGGCATAG
- a CDS encoding dienelactone hydrolase family protein, which translates to MGQDIKLTASDNFQLGAYRADPAGSPKGAVVVIQEIFGVNHHIRSVCDRLAGEGYVAIAPSIFDRTTPGFQSGYTPDEIAEARKFVASPDWDAMLRDTQAAIDAVKGVGPVGIIGFCLGGSIAFVAATRLSGLKAAIGYYGGAVVRFADETPKVPTQLHFGEKDAGIPLADVETVKTKRPDVEVFVYPGAQHGFHCDERASYDKASADIAWPRSMEFFAKHLAK; encoded by the coding sequence GTGGGACAAGACATCAAATTGACGGCCTCCGACAATTTCCAGCTCGGCGCCTATCGCGCCGATCCCGCGGGCAGCCCGAAAGGCGCGGTGGTGGTGATCCAGGAGATTTTTGGCGTCAATCATCACATCCGCTCGGTCTGCGATCGCCTTGCCGGGGAAGGCTATGTCGCGATCGCGCCGTCGATCTTCGACCGCACAACGCCGGGCTTCCAGTCGGGCTACACGCCCGATGAGATCGCTGAGGCGCGCAAGTTCGTCGCGAGTCCCGATTGGGACGCGATGTTGCGCGACACGCAAGCGGCGATCGATGCGGTGAAAGGCGTAGGGCCGGTCGGCATCATCGGCTTTTGCCTGGGCGGCAGCATCGCCTTCGTCGCGGCGACGCGGCTGTCGGGGCTGAAGGCCGCGATCGGCTATTACGGCGGCGCCGTGGTGCGCTTCGCCGACGAGACACCGAAGGTGCCGACGCAACTGCATTTCGGCGAGAAGGATGCCGGCATTCCCCTCGCCGACGTCGAGACCGTCAAGACCAAGCGGCCCGACGTGGAGGTCTTCGTCTATCCGGGCGCGCAGCACGGCTTCCATTGCGACGAGCGGGCCAGCTACGACAAGGCCAGCGCCGACATCGCCTGGCCGCGCAGCATGGAATTTTTTGCGAAGCACCTGGCGAAGTAG